The DNA region TTTTTTACACTAGATTTTCTTTTATGACGGGaagaaaaattatggaaaagGACATGTttagacatttttaattttgtgttttttacatCGCCCTTGGCCGAtggaaagagttttttttcaaattttaagcgtAATAGTCAAAACTTTTATCTTTAAGTATAACAAAATGCTTTACACTGTATAACAGTTATAATAAAGTCCAATGTTTGTAGTATTtcataaattaattttcaagcCCTTTCTAACCTATGGTCCTATTTGATTAGAATACAAAAAAGTTATGCAATGTATTTCTTACAGTTGGTTGAGAAAACCATTCTTCAGCAGcttcctgattttttgggcaACTCTTGCATTGACCctaagattttattttattttttcatataaaaatgaaTTACAGTGCAGACTCGATTTTCCAAAGCCCCGATCATCCGATGGTTTTTATGGGACTTCATATAGCCAAAGCatgccaattttttttgtattctttatTATTTTCCAAGCGAGTTGTGTTAATTTATCGAAACTTTAAACTACTTTTTAAACTTTCTCCAAGGCCGGAACAAGAGTAcgcatttgtgattttttcagattttgccTGCATCTCGAaacacacatttaaaaaaatctgatagtACGTTTTGAAGGCAATTGATATAGCTTCCTTTTGATAACAGAGTTGAATGATAAATCGTTCAATTTCAGCAGAAACCAGAGGCTACTCTATTCCATAAATCTTTACATcaatattattgaaaattagTTATGTTAATTCATTATGTTTGTAATacttgttttttattgtttgattgattgattttgtgtTATTAATTGAATGATCTTGAACatacttattttttaacataatgTTCCTGCAGACCATCATACACCGTGCGTCTCCATTGCTTCTGTTCTTCGATGAAGACGCTTGGTATGTGCATTTTTGATTGCttctaatttaacttttttctctccatatgtttcattttaaactatttttattatgtttagaACAGCACCCAATTCGAGCAGTGTCTTTTGCTTCGAGCTCGAATCCCCTCTGACATCGGCTTCTGCAGTTCGTTTTGGCTTTGGCCACTGTTCGCAGTCTGTCAGCAGTCGTCGGTGTCTGTATCAGTTTCTCGGGTACCGCGGTGGAAGTTGGAAGTGTCCGGCTAGAGCTCTCGCCTTCGTCTGCGCTGTTTGTAGTGGTTATTTGTTGATTGTGCTGAATCACACtaatcaaccttttttttttatttgttggtaTCCATCCAGAACGTATACTACGTATTTGGTGATTGTTATCGCGAGCATTTTATTTAGCCATCGCCGGCAACAAGCGAGTGAAAAGTTTTAGACGACCCTAAATCCGGTTTTGGAAGCTCTTCAGACAGTGCCAGACGAAACTCAGAGTGTCTACGTGGTCAACGCAAGCGGAAAGATGGCTGGTAAGTCTATTGCTATTTTGTAGATCTTCTACGTCTTGTCTATTTTTGCAGTCTGCTACGGGTGATAAGCCACCTTGACGCGATAAGTAACACGCTCATTTGCCGGAATAAACCAAGCGAAAAGGTGAGCGGTTCACTTCTTATTCTTGTCCAAGTACGCACGCATTTAAGCTGCACGAAGAAGAAGGTGAATTGACCTGTCTGCACTGGAATCGACGCACCAACACATAGCCCGCTGCTCATTTTGTGAGATGGTCAACCAGACATGCATCCAAAGGATGGACATCATCAGATTCATGCTAGCTCATTCTATCAgtctaatgttttttttcttcctggctGGTAACCGGCTGCTGGAAGTGTGCTTCTAACAACGCTCTTCTGAGTGTATTGCGTAATCGAAGACTGTTTGTTGAAGAGCGTAGagctcacaaaaaaaatgagaagAATTGGTGGAGCGGCGATAACAGAAGGTGGTTCGACAATCGAGAGGCTCGGCTGATCAACGAACATACAAAAGCGCGAAGGAAGTTATAAAACACGGTGAAAGTGCTTGGTGGAATAGACGCCACCCATACTCACATAGAGCTGGTGTCGATTGAAACGATTTAGGCGGCTTGGACTAATTTAAATTTGGTCGATATGACCTCTGTAGCATagtgatgttattttttttgtagcttATTCTGTTTTTAAGCGATCAATTGTATTTGCCATTTTAGGTCCCAACCCCTTCCAGAACCTGCAAAAGGAGCTCACCGTCAATGGAGAATGTTTCCGTTATTTCGATATTTCTTCGTTCGAGGAGCTCGGTAATAATAATGATTTCGATACTGGAAAATTATAACATTGATATTTATCTTCCTTCTTCAGCTGAGCTGCCGTACAGCATCCGTGTGCTGCTGGAGTCGGCGGTTCGGAACTGCGACAACTTCCAGGTGCTCGAGAAGGATGTCCGGGGCATCCTGAGCTGGAAATCGACCAAGAGCATCAAGACTGACGTAGAGTTGGAAATTCCATTCAAGCCAGCGCGTGTGATCCTCCAGGACTTTACCGGTGTTCCGGCGGTGGTGGACTTTGCTGCCATGCGTGATGCAGTGCTCAAGCTGGGCGGAGACCCGGACAAGATCAATCCTATCTGTCCATCGGATCTGGTCATTGACCACTCGGTTCAAGTGGACTTTGCACGTACGCCTGATGCGCTGAACAAGAACCAAGACTTGGAGTTTGAGCGCAACAAGGAACGATTCACGTTTCTGAAGTGGGGAGCCAAGGCTTTCAACAACATGTTGATCATCCCTCCCGGATCCGGTATCGTCCATCAGGTTAATCTGGAGTACTTGGCGCGTGTCGTTTTCCAAGATGATACCAAGTCAAAGGATGGAAGCAAGATTCTCTACCCAGATAGTGTGGTTGGAACTGATTCCCACACTACCATGATCAACGGGTTGGGAGTGGTTGGCTGGGGTGTCGGAGGAATCGAAGCGGAAGCTGTTATGCTGGGACAAGCAATCTCCATGTTACTTCCTGAGGTTATCGGATACAAGCTAGTTGGCAAGCTTAATCCTCTGGTTACGTCAACGGATTTGGTGTTGACCATCACCAAGAATCTGCGCCAGATTGGAGTCGTCGGAAAGTTTGTTGAATTCTTCGGACCTGGTGTCAGCGAGTTATCGATCGCAGATCGTGCTACGATCAGTAACATGTGTCCTGAGTATGGTGCAACTGTGGGATATTTCCCGATCGACCAGAACGCGTTGGATTATCTCCGACAGACGAACCGTGCCGAAGATAAGGTCCAGGTCATCGAAGCGTATTTGAAGGCCACCAACCAGCTACGTAACTTTAGCGATGCATCCCAAGATCCGGTGTATACCCAGGTCATTGAACTGGATTTGGGCACTGTCGTGACGTCCGTTTCTGGCCCGAAACGTCCCCATGACCGTGTTTCTGTAAGCGATATGCAGAAGGACTTCCAGGAGTGTCTCACAAACAAAGTCGGCTTCAAGGGATTCGCTATTCCGGATGCCCAACTCAAAACCGAAGGTAGTTTTAGCTGGACCGACGGAAATACCTACTCCCTTCGACATGGATCGGTGGTCATTGCTGCGATTACATCTTGCACAAACACGAGCAATCCTTCCGTAATGTTAGGAGCTGGATTGCTAGCCAAGAAAGCCGTTGCTCTTGGACTGAAGGTTGCACCGTATATCAAGACTTCCCTGTCCCCTGGAAGCGGAGTTGTCACCTATTATCTGAAGGAATCTGGTGTGGTCCCTGCACTGGAAGAACTCGGATTCCACGTCGTTGGCTACGGTTGCATGACCTGCATCGGCAACTCTGGTCCGCTGGACGATAACATTGCTAACACCATCGAGAAGAACAATCTGGTTTGCTGCGGAGTACTTTCTGGAAACCGTAACTTCGAGGGTCGTATTCATCCGAATACTCGTGCCAACTATCTGGCAAGTCCGCTGTTGGTTATTGCGTACGCTTTGGCCGGTACGGTTGATATCGATTTCGAAAAGGAACCCATCGGTACGACTCCGGAAGGAAACAACGTATTTCTGCGTGACATCTGGCCAACCCGTGCCGAAATTCAGGAAGTTGAAAGACAGCATGTCATCCCAGCCATGTTCCGTGATGTTTACGCCAAGGTTGAGCTTGGTGCGTCATCATGGCAGAGCCTGAATGCCCCAACGGGAAAATTATACCCATGGGACAATGCCTCCACCTACATCAAGCACCCACCATTCTTCGAAACGATGACCCGCGATTTGCCCAAGATCGTAAATATTGTCGGAGCCCGTGCTTTGCTCAACTTGGGTGATTCGGTAACAACTGATCACATTTCTCCGGCTGGTTCCATTGCTCGAAACAGCCCGGCGGCACGTTATCTATCCGAACGTGGACTTACTCCACGAGAATACAACTCTTACGGATCTCGCCGAGGTAATGACGCAGTGATGGCTCGTGGTACCTTTGCAAACATCCGCTTGGTGAACAAATTGGTTTCCGGTGCTGGTCCTCGTACGCTTCACATTCCCAGCGGAGAAGAGATGGACGTGTTCGACTGTGCCGAGCGTTATGCACAGGAGGGCACTGCGTTGATTGCGATTGTTGGCAAGGACTACGGAAGTGGATCTAGTCGCGATTGGGCAGCCAAGGGCCCGTACTTGCTGGGAATCAAGGCCGTTATTGCCGAGTCGTACGAGCGTATTCACCGCTCGAACTTGGTCGGAATGGGAATCGTCCCGCTGCAATATTTGGAGGGACAAAACGCCGAGACTGTTGGATTGACCGGAAAGGAACTGTTTAACATTGTGTTGCCGGACAATTTGAAGCCACACGATAAGATAACGGTTGAAACCGACAGCGGACTGCAGTTCCAGGTTATTGTTCGTTTTGATACGGAGGTCGATTTGGAGTACTTCCGGAACGGGGGAATTTTGAACTACATGATCAGGAAGATGATTGCCTAAGCAAAACAAATTGTGAACAAATTCTTTATAAAAGATTGCATGATTTACGCATCAATTGAATGATGTTTGGGTactattacattttttgaataagtaaaggtattttttggaaatggttGTTTTATCTGGAATATCACAAGAACCAATTAGAGTTTGATGATTAAAACGTTAGACAACAATTCAATCGTTATCCCACACCGTGCACTATGATTACACCGCGCAAAACATATaaacaaatttgatgattttttggctTTCTCAGTCAAATAAACAAAGCTCAAACGAGAAggccaaaaaatcatcaaattctgCATGCCAGTCGAAAACAAACAATCgaatcatataaaaaatatgtcaGTAATCTTATTGGAAATAACATCCACAGTGACAACTAAATCTTCTTTATGAGCAAGGGAGCAAgcttcagaatcattttcagaattttgtgttgaatcctctgaagtttttcttcctggttaagcaacagctgtCTAGTTTGGCACAGCCTAATCCGAGCAGACCGAAAAAAACTAGGGattaccattttttgatattgttcAGACCATTGtactagaccaataacattttttgttatttacaacaagttttgttattcaccgcaatgatttttttttgttattggatttttattgtaataacagactaataacattttaagacaTTGTTCGAATGaatctctgttattattttttgttgtttgttctGTGATATTattcaattacaattttttatgataacataaattgttatcAAATGGATTTTTCTAGAAGATtctataacactttctgttattttaatagtatttgttattgaaatggcatgaatattgctattaccgtctgcccgggcaaGCATGGCCGGTCtggaatagtagtttatgccacAAGTTTCTCAAAGACATATTTTCAtcaagcatgcaacatttttttttgcaattccgaaaaacaccctttgaaagGAATTTTAAGTCCATGATATGATGTAAAGTAATGTTATGTGATGACTTTTCGTATATTTCATATACTATATTTACTTGGATGACGTTTTCATTCATCGTAGACACCAGTACTCTAACAACTTGGTGTGAGTTCTTGTTCGGATGGTGCTCAAACTTACATTGTTGACGTTTGTCAGGTGGATCTCACTCGTAGTTCAGATGTGTCATGAAAAGCTGGGTAGAAATTATCACGATCTGAGAATTGAGGCGTAAAAGTGCAGTTTTTATCCTCAATTTCCGGTCGAAAAGGTGCCAAAAGGTGTTTCAATGTACAATAAGCTGGTTTTCTGTCTTTTGCTAGTGGTTTCACTGCAAATTGTCAGCCTTGAGGTGCGTATTGGATGGTAATATGGTTTTCATCTACCGACACTCACTCATTAggcttgtttttttcttctttcgatTATCCTGTTACCTGTGTCGTGCAGGCCCAATCGTACGAGGACAAGCGATGTAAGTGCATTTGTCCGAGCATCAAGTCGGTCAACAACAACACCGAGGATGACTCGGACCGGATGTTGATTATAGACAACGTTCCGCCAAACAAATGCAACTGCGATGGCGTCATTTTACCTAGGATTGCGGACAAAATTAAGGGTAAGGAGCAGGAATTTTGTCCGCGCTGCGATTGCAAGTACGAGAACCGGAACACGACCATTATTAAGGTAGGATTGGATTATGTTCTTTAATGTGTATTGCAAAcagtttttcaaatatcttttttttctatACAGGTCGTTGTTATAATTGTGATCTGGATAATCTCACTGTTGGTGATCTACATGTTGTTCCTGATGTGTCTGGATCCTCTGCTGAACAAACGCGTTAAGGCCAACTACCAAGAGCACACCAATGAAGATGTGAATATCTACCGTGATAATAACAATAGTAGTATTAATGGTTTCATCAAGCGTGATAGCTATAGCGTTAAGTTTAGTATTAACAGCAGCACTGCCACCAACGTAACGGGTGCCGACAGTGACAGCGACAGTTTTGAGTACTACTCCGGTAACGTTCGAGACCGAGAACGGGTTCGCCTCTTGGCGGCGGAAGACTCATGACGTTTCGAGCTCTCTATTGTTTATAATTTTACTAACCCTCATCTGTCTTGTGTTCTAACCCAGCTGATGATTGGCAAGGCTGAACAAACAATAAACGACATTGTTGACCGTTGAAATTACACCTCTTTAGTTGATTATTTGTTTTGCTGCACCCACATGCTTATCATTTTGTTATCAGTCGTGTGGAACTGCACTGTAGTACCGAGTGGAATCTCCGATATCCATGTGATCGCTTATATTTTATGCATCTTTTTGTTTTAGGAGGACACATCAGTCGCCGTTGGCAGCCAGGACATGCAGGTTCGGGATGGAAATGTCCTGAATCGGGTTGGTCATTCGCAGGACAAGTGGAAGCGACAGGTCCGGGAACAGCGCCGGAACATTTACGATCGCCACACAATGCTCAACTAGACGAGGTGGCGTTAGATCATCGTAACTTATTTTTACTCTGTAGTTTTTCACAACTGTTAGTAGCGAATAATCACAttcaaaataaaccaaattccATTTTCCATAATAATCATGTGATTTTTGATACTTGAAGAATATTTTAGCCCAGAATGAATGCAATCAAACATGATAGATTTTCCACAGATAATTCGGGCCCCGAGGGTCGtcgaaaatgtaaaattttcacttatatggcatacaaaaattaaaccttGATTACTTAattgctttttttcaatttaacttggtgaccaaaatagatacaaaataGTTTATGTTAAATGTGGAGAAAGATCAAAGATCCAATATGCACTGTTTGTGTACAAACACGCTTCGTTCTTATCACGATGTTTCAATGTGTAATTTACCCTTTtatccaaaaattgtaacagaaatgtgtaccgtaaaccggggtgactttgataggatttcaatttgtttttagaatattttccaacaggtaaggtttttctcaagattattatttttaaaacatgtactggggtaggccacacaaagtccatgcactattttggaaaaaaagttttttcaatagtgtttagaaaaatagttacgttaaaaattcttggttttaattccggggtgactttgatagtcatagtttttcttgttaaaatcatatttaagatgttcaaactttacttgtacgttaaatgtaccatcactaaagtagctgatatagtttgtaagaaaaaaatcaatgtttatattaagttaactaagtttataagctttttaacaaaatacatataaattttaggtaaaattgttaaaaagtcggaattttgcctgaaatttgttaaaaatagttttgtttataaaattatcaatttatattgcattttaaactgaattcgaagcacgaatcacaaattttcacattttacatgaaatttgttcaactgaatttgcctataaatttggatattttttttaattgtgtttcaaaaacacatattatttattatttacaaacttatttaaccttctccaagtggaaaattgtccaaagagtccgaaaatgcattccgttttccgattaaaaatcatgttcattgagaaaatcatgacactttgagaagtttaaagtaatgactttcatccacattttctcaactatagttaactaactttataaacttttcaaaaatttatgaaaagttcttcatgaggtattttgaacacttctctaccacggtcaatatgtttctgaaccatttcttacgtattttaattgtactcttcattttgcggaaaaatcgcaaacctatcaaagtcaccccgttttacggtagttGTATGAACTTTAGTGCTCAAATTCAATCTGTTTCAAATTAACATcattgcggttaactttacgcagttgggcTGGCCATTGAAAAGAAGGTTGTTGCTAGTGTTCGACCCAGCATTCTCCAAGATGCTTGGCTGCTTTGGGTTTGATTATAGTTAATGAAGGTTTATTTCTTAAtgttttttaacatgaaaaaaaaatttcaacagttaaaaaataagatCCGCTGCCTCCTgtgagaatcgaactcacgaccgcTGGTTTACAAGACCAGCGCTCTGCCTACTGAGCTAAAGAGGCCACTTGTACCCAGGGTCGTCTAAAGCGCAAGTGTTCACTTTTTCTCCCACTCTTCCACACAAAACATTCCCGACTTTGGGTGCAAAACTTCGTATAATAAAATATGAAAGTCACTCACAGTGAGTGTCAATAGTCTAAAAATAGATTGTGGTTAGTGTAACATAGattcgtaaaataaaaatgtattttcttaatagaggcaaattgattttttatatttttaaaatttgaaactttgaacTTTCTTACTTGAATTTTAGCTATTAATTGATGTTATATTTTCTaattagatttaaaaatatcatttttgaagctttttttatTAATAGATGAATTTACACTATTCAAAAgataaataattaataattttacAGCTCATTCtcttttaactttttcttaTGACGCTTTCCTTTCAAAACATTTCCAAATTCTATGTACAAACAGTTAACACATACATTTAAATACAAATTTCCCCTCTTGGGACTCATTGTCACTCAATTGCTTCTTGATGCTGTCATACATATAATGCCACGGCAACTGAGTGCCGTCGATAGGTGCTGCCATCTTTGTGGCGTTTTTGAACTTAGTTTAGCGCAGGTCGATTGTAGCTCTTTTCTATTGAATTGTTgccttttgtttatttaattgtttgtttCTAGATTATTAAGTATCTACTTGACCTTCACAGCACTGAACACAATGACCTCGGTAAAAAAGATAGCCGCCCAACGTGGGGCTCGAACCCACGACCCTGAGATTAAGAGTCTCATGCTCTACCGACTGAGCTAGCCGGGCACCTTGAGGCCCGAGATGCCATCAATCCATCGAATCACGCACTTCTTGGCGTGACTTTCCAAACTCGGATTAGCTGCGTTTAATTTGAGCGGGATTTGCAAACAAGATAACAACCATCCTTAGTCACCGCGTCAAATTCCTCCGGATGTTCCGATTCCAGCGCGGCACTGCTTTCTGGGGGAGGCGGGACAGGCAAACCTGTTCTCCATCCGACCTCTGCCAGGTAGAAAGTGCTGAGCAGGAAAAAGAGAGTGAAACGCTCACCCCGACGGTACCAGGAGACCATGGCATGAGTTGGGTGTTTGCTGCTCATCGCGGGATTTTGAACGACCGCCGGTCAAGTCTCTCGGAGCTGCGGTGAGGAATCGACTCCTGACTGAGCGCGTACGTTCGCCACCGTGTTCCATTCAGTCTCGGAGAAAGACACTCGGTCTCAATGAATCTAGGGAATCTCCCAAAGTTCCTCAGGACTGTGTTGAGTCCAAGCGGGGAATAGTTTGAGTGCTCGTCAACATCTTGTTGTGAGCTTTTTTCTCTTTACTGTGATGTGGGTTGTGATCAATGTTGTGgcaattaaaatgaatgatattattatttcatgGAACCGGCCAAATCAatgaaaagttgaataaaaataatttttattgcaaTCACATACTAATCaaacatcattcaaaatggaggtttagtatttttctcaaaaagtagATTACATTTATGATTAATTGATATAGATTGTTTAATCAACGACAACGACAActaaaggagctattagactatggcaaacgaACAAACTCGCAggcaaagcaggcaaactgccaaactgtcaaaaagtttgtttgcgagtttgtttgtttttcgtaATCTAATACGTCCTTAAAAATCCACCACAAACACACAAAATGACGAAACAGCGTTCGTTTTTGGCACGGTTCCCCATCGCGGCTTATGGATGGGAATGTACTTGGAAAGTCACCCAGCAACGAACCAAATTTGGCACGGTCCATTTTTGGCAACAGTTCAAGCGTTTGCATTCGTGGGTAATAACACAGTTTCAGTTAGTCTGCGTTTGTTTCCCGAGCCAGGCAGCTGATAAATTAATGCAATAGTTTATAAAATGGATAAATCGGTAAGGAGAATATATTTTAAGATATTAGGTattctttttaaatattgatttttttttctagagcgTTTTGCAAATAGACAAAACCAAACGAAACAGCTTGACTCTGGAACAAAAAGTTGAAATCATTAAACTCTTGGGAGAACAAGCACACACCAAAGCACATTTGGCTAAACAATTCGGCGTGGATCGATCAACGATTCGAAAGATCGAACTACAGAAGGAGCGAGTTCTGCTGAGCGTTTCGACAATTAGCATAGAAAATTGTCAACGGAAGTACGTGTCCACCGGAAAGCACCACGAACTGGAAGAGGTTTTGTACTACTGGGTACGACAGATGAAGTCACAACAGAAATCTGTGACTAACGCTATGATTCTGGATCAGGCAAAGTTCATCGCAGATCAAATGAATGTGGAAGAATCTTTCAAATTCAGTGCAAAGTGGTTGCGAAATTTCAAGAAGAGATTCGGATTGTAATTAAAATTGGCGCGTTTAATAAatatgtttgttgtttgttcttAAAAGATAAAGTCCTTTAAATCACCCTCGATTTCCCCACCGACTCCTCCTCGTTGGAGCACATGAGCGAGTCGTCCGTCATCTCGGAGAAGCGTTTTAGACTCGCGACGAGCTCGTCGAAATCCAGCCGGTACGTGGAGAGCGCATTGTTGGTGGTGCTGATCGCGTAGTACTTGGACCCGTTGATGAGCCGGTTGATAAAGTCCACGCTGATCTTGCGGGTCGTGATCAGCCGGGTGAGCACCGGGATGGAGTCGCCGATCGCTTTGTTCCAGATCTTGGTCAGCTTGGCACTCTTCGGGAACAGATGGGCAAGCTTAACCTGTAACGAAGATTTGTGTTAGCTATCAATGCTCGCGATGGTTTATGATAGTTATAGCATACCAGTGAGGCTCTCAaccctacatcaccgttgatgtCAGTAAGGTACAACAGTCCGTCCTTTTCCTCGTACTCTGCATCCAGATAGACCAGGGTGTCGTACAGTGACATCCTTGACGTTCCGTTGGCTCGGTTCAAGGAGGTATCGGCAAAGATCGTAATGTTTGGGAAGTTGACAGTGATGTGAGATTTGGAACGAGTAAACGAAGTGTTGGCCGATTTCCACGAAAAGTTATCCAGCCCATGgatcacaaagtttgaggcgCTAATTTGTACTCTAAAAATAGAATGAAACGCATCAAACATGAAGTAAAATCCGCTTGACAATTATTAACTCACTTTTTAAGGTTCAATACGTCCAGAGAAGTCTTAAATCTGTAGGACAACTTGAGTGGAACCATTCCAGGAATACCAAACTTTGGGTATCCACACTTAAGTTGCTTCTTGAGTGATTCGAAAAACTTTTCCACATCGTTGTCTGCAAAGTAAcgtaaatacttaaaattcatacgacaatttaaaattaaattactcACCATTGTAGCTGATAACATCGGAGGTGCTGGCGACCAGGAATTGTTGCGCCTCGGTTGTCACCTCTTCTACGCTGCTACTCTCGGTAGTCTTCTCCGCGGTTTCATTATCTTCACTGTCACAGTGCACTAATTGACCACAAATTAGCACTCCGATGGCCAAAATCGGCACGATATGGCACAGCTTCATGCTTTTTTATCCGTCTTTCAACTTGTTCACCCGGGAGGAAGTGTGCGTTCCCGTTAACGATCGAAACCCTTCTGCAAGGCTGGATTTGACCgagttttattttatatttttcggaATCGGtccagctgtttttttttgggattcttCTTCCGAGTTGATTTTTTCCCTCATTTTTTTGAGAACAGGTTTTCGGACAGTCGCGTCCCATAACGGTTTCTATCTGCAGGCTACGGCTGGATCATATGTCGTGAAGTGCGGATCACGGGCGATCGAATAGAACGCCTATACTGCGCATCATCTGGCCGTCAGCCATCAACCTGGATGTGGGAGAGACACAGAACGCAGCCTCAAAAGCCTCTTCGAAGCTCTGGAAGTCACACACATGGACAGAGGACAGGAATGGCGGGAGTGGGTGGGTTTTGGCTTTCGACTCAGGGCTCTTGTGGGTCAATTATGTTTTCGTGGCCCTATTCTGTCAGTTTTGTGATGATTTAGAAATGAGCTGTGGTTCAGTGGGCGGTCACGGTGAATCGCTTTCCTTTTGAATGAAGATTTGGTTGTGTTCAAAGTGGAGTTTTATCAAGACGTTGAGAAACCAGAGTGGCTCACTTCTTGGATATATACAATGCAAGATTATTGAAACTTATAAGATCACTAGTTGTTCAAGACCGGCAATACCCgcgtaaccctcgtcagttacatggtCTAGAAGTATGGAGTATAAggagttatttttgttattatatattagATTTTAAACCGATCCTCGGTCTTAACCTTGtcgcagcacctaaaaggacctaataacaATAAGTTATGTATAAATAAAGATCACATCTCCCTCTTCAAAATTTCCTCAAAATATTAGTGGGCtgaatattgttaaaaaatcgtttttttcaaaaaatcatttatataTTGCAAACTTTGATAAAAGCAATGATGTtgcattttgtgttattttttattgcttAGAAAATCAggtttaaaatttcgttttttgctCCTCACTTGACTTTGACCAGAGCcgacaaaactttaaataaaatttgttcctgCCTAAAAAGGggaagatgatttttttcatgaaatataattttaaaaaactggAGCCAcctgtttaataaaaaaatttccaCCGTCCAAAAGCTCGTGAAATTGCGACATCACCACTCCAGTTATTTATAGTTGCTAATTACCAATAACCTAAACAC from Culex quinquefasciatus strain JHB chromosome 3, VPISU_Cqui_1.0_pri_paternal, whole genome shotgun sequence includes:
- the LOC6032856 gene encoding uncharacterized protein LOC6032856; translated protein: MKLCHIVPILAIGVLICGQLVHCDSEDNETAEKTTESSSVEEVTTEAQQFLVASTSDVISYNDNDVEKFFESLKKQLKCGYPKFGIPGMVPLKLSYRFKTSLDVLNLKKVQISASNFVIHGLDNFSWKSANTSFTRSKSHITVNFPNITIFADTSLNRANGTSRMSLYDTLVYLDAEYEEKDGLLYLTDINGDVGLRASLVKLAHLFPKSAKLTKIWNKAIGDSIPVLTRLITTRKISVDFINRLINGSKYYAISTTNNALSTYRLDFDELVASLKRFSEMTDDSLMCSNEEESVGKSRVI
- the LOC6032860 gene encoding uncharacterized protein CG1161, translated to MYNKLVFCLLLVVSLQIVSLEAQSYEDKRCKCICPSIKSVNNNTEDDSDRMLIIDNVPPNKCNCDGVILPRIADKIKGKEQEFCPRCDCKYENRNTTIIKVVVIIVIWIISLLVIYMLFLMCLDPLLNKRVKANYQEHTNEDEDTSVAVGSQDMQVRDGNVLNRVGHSQDKWKRQVREQRRNIYDRHTMLN
- the LOC6032861 gene encoding cytoplasmic aconitate hydratase, which gives rise to MAGPNPFQNLQKELTVNGECFRYFDISSFEELAELPYSIRVLLESAVRNCDNFQVLEKDVRGILSWKSTKSIKTDVELEIPFKPARVILQDFTGVPAVVDFAAMRDAVLKLGGDPDKINPICPSDLVIDHSVQVDFARTPDALNKNQDLEFERNKERFTFLKWGAKAFNNMLIIPPGSGIVHQVNLEYLARVVFQDDTKSKDGSKILYPDSVVGTDSHTTMINGLGVVGWGVGGIEAEAVMLGQAISMLLPEVIGYKLVGKLNPLVTSTDLVLTITKNLRQIGVVGKFVEFFGPGVSELSIADRATISNMCPEYGATVGYFPIDQNALDYLRQTNRAEDKVQVIEAYLKATNQLRNFSDASQDPVYTQVIELDLGTVVTSVSGPKRPHDRVSVSDMQKDFQECLTNKVGFKGFAIPDAQLKTEGSFSWTDGNTYSLRHGSVVIAAITSCTNTSNPSVMLGAGLLAKKAVALGLKVAPYIKTSLSPGSGVVTYYLKESGVVPALEELGFHVVGYGCMTCIGNSGPLDDNIANTIEKNNLVCCGVLSGNRNFEGRIHPNTRANYLASPLLVIAYALAGTVDIDFEKEPIGTTPEGNNVFLRDIWPTRAEIQEVERQHVIPAMFRDVYAKVELGASSWQSLNAPTGKLYPWDNASTYIKHPPFFETMTRDLPKIVNIVGARALLNLGDSVTTDHISPAGSIARNSPAARYLSERGLTPREYNSYGSRRGNDAVMARGTFANIRLVNKLVSGAGPRTLHIPSGEEMDVFDCAERYAQEGTALIAIVGKDYGSGSSRDWAAKGPYLLGIKAVIAESYERIHRSNLVGMGIVPLQYLEGQNAETVGLTGKELFNIVLPDNLKPHDKITVETDSGLQFQVIVRFDTEVDLEYFRNGGILNYMIRKMIA
- the LOC6032857 gene encoding uncharacterized protein LOC6032857, translated to MDKSSVLQIDKTKRNSLTLEQKVEIIKLLGEQAHTKAHLAKQFGVDRSTIRKIELQKERVLLSVSTISIENCQRKYVSTGKHHELEEVLYYWVRQMKSQQKSVTNAMILDQAKFIADQMNVEESFKFSAKWLRNFKKRFGL